The following are from one region of the Stigmatella ashevillena genome:
- a CDS encoding pyridoxal-dependent decarboxylase, whose product MDEKRDGEVSHLSAEEFRRLGYRMVDWVADYWARLESFPVRAAVAPGEVLAKLPAHPPEEGLDGEGGWEAVFRDLEEVVLPGVTHWQSPSFFAYFPSNATGPAVLGELLSAGLGVQGMLWSTSPAATELETRVLDWLAELMGLPASFRSDSGTGGGVIQGTASEAVLVALVAARERVRRALGREAEWVAYTSTQTHSSVLKAALITGVAKDVADSVHLRQLGTDAGYALRPDELERAVREDLAAGRQPFFVCASLGTTSSGAMDPVPAVVEVLGRTGFTAAGGWVHVDAAWAGSALVCPEFRALGEGLEGVDSFAFNPHKWLLTNFDCNAFYTRERQALLNALSVMPEYLRNAASASGQVVDYRDWQVPLGRRFRALKLWLVLRHYGARGLRAYLREHVRQAELFAGWVEADARFELAVPRSLSLVCFRLKPLPGEAPADTDARNRSLLERLNASGKAFLTHTVLSGVDGSPARFVLRLAIGSVRTEERHVRAVWTLLETLASEG is encoded by the coding sequence ATGGATGAGAAGCGTGACGGGGAGGTGTCCCACTTGAGCGCGGAGGAGTTCCGGCGGCTGGGGTACCGGATGGTGGACTGGGTGGCGGACTACTGGGCCCGGCTGGAGTCCTTCCCGGTGCGCGCGGCGGTGGCCCCCGGGGAGGTGCTGGCGAAGCTGCCCGCGCACCCTCCCGAAGAGGGGCTGGACGGTGAAGGGGGCTGGGAGGCCGTCTTCCGCGATCTGGAGGAGGTGGTGCTGCCGGGGGTGACCCACTGGCAGTCGCCCTCGTTCTTCGCCTACTTCCCCTCCAATGCCACGGGGCCCGCGGTGCTCGGCGAGCTGCTGTCGGCGGGCCTGGGCGTTCAGGGCATGCTCTGGTCCACGAGCCCCGCTGCCACCGAGTTGGAAACGCGCGTGCTCGACTGGCTGGCCGAGTTGATGGGCCTGCCGGCTTCCTTCCGATCGGACTCGGGCACGGGCGGGGGGGTCATCCAGGGCACCGCCAGCGAGGCGGTGCTGGTGGCCCTGGTGGCGGCGCGCGAGCGGGTGCGGCGGGCGCTCGGCAGGGAGGCGGAGTGGGTGGCCTATACCTCCACGCAGACGCACTCCTCGGTGCTCAAGGCGGCCCTCATCACCGGCGTGGCCAAGGACGTGGCGGACAGCGTGCACCTGCGTCAGCTCGGCACAGATGCCGGTTATGCCCTGCGCCCGGATGAGCTGGAGCGGGCGGTGCGCGAGGATCTGGCCGCGGGCCGCCAGCCCTTCTTCGTGTGTGCGTCGCTGGGGACCACCTCCTCGGGTGCCATGGATCCGGTGCCCGCGGTGGTCGAGGTGCTCGGGCGAACGGGTTTCACCGCCGCCGGCGGGTGGGTGCACGTGGATGCGGCGTGGGCGGGCTCGGCGCTCGTGTGTCCCGAGTTCCGCGCCCTGGGCGAGGGGCTGGAGGGCGTGGACTCCTTCGCCTTCAATCCGCACAAGTGGCTGCTCACCAACTTTGACTGCAATGCCTTCTACACGCGCGAGCGCCAGGCGCTGCTCAACGCGCTGAGCGTGATGCCCGAGTACCTGCGCAATGCGGCGAGCGCGAGCGGTCAGGTGGTGGACTACCGCGACTGGCAGGTGCCCCTGGGCCGCCGCTTCCGGGCGTTGAAGCTGTGGCTCGTGCTGCGCCACTACGGGGCTCGTGGCCTGCGCGCCTACCTGCGCGAGCACGTGCGGCAGGCGGAGTTGTTCGCCGGCTGGGTGGAGGCCGATGCGCGCTTCGAGCTGGCCGTGCCGCGCTCGCTGTCCCTGGTGTGCTTCCGGCTCAAGCCGCTGCCAGGCGAGGCGCCCGCGGACACGGATGCGCGCAACCGGAGTTTGCTGGAGCGGCTCAATGCGAGCGGCAAGGCCTTCCTCACCCACACGGTGTTGTCTGGGGTGGACGGCTCGCCCGCGCGCTTCGTGCTGCGTCTGGCCATCGGCTCCGTGCGCACCGAGGAGCGGCACGTGCGCGCTGTCTGGACACTGCTCGAGACCCTTGCTTCGGAAGGGTGA
- a CDS encoding L,D-transpeptidase has translation MRRWLPLLWLACTPSVEPRAGAARAEAVDAGALLAESPPPQPVGVSVPEVAVPLPVLADPPVLEADLGAFAEEFDEGPEEEESESEELELEPGPEIELGLDLRNDFEEEPAPGENLFKLDTRSLRAKRSIAVRAEPRQEAASLGTLAQDMRVRWKQAVKGPGCTAWVEIEPRGWICERYLESNWREPRTRELPLLLPEELTPGVYAHVSRRARVYESLAEIRRRPRGRRVKGSVTVKLVSEVRRGRRHFWRTSDGKYIDARFLRLYTPSEFVGLDRAALEALSPLVAWAQSRATPREPVEVRTGPDAASGRVGVLAPRTVVALQAFSEDGQWARIAPEQWVTAVDLHPLRAAPALPDLLPGERWLDVDLKEQVLVAYEGVTPVHATLISSGKPLHETPTGIFRIWLKSAEADMTGAEGRSRYRVATVPWTMFFEGNFALHTAYWHDRWGEPVSHGCINLSPRDARALYRWSGPEVPLGWSMAYGTADVLGSRIRVRHGLEAEGEVPLPVAVSTAPLP, from the coding sequence ATGCGACGGTGGCTTCCGCTCCTCTGGCTGGCGTGCACCCCTTCCGTTGAGCCCCGCGCGGGCGCCGCTCGCGCCGAGGCCGTGGATGCGGGGGCCTTGCTGGCTGAGTCCCCCCCGCCGCAGCCGGTGGGGGTTTCCGTGCCTGAAGTCGCGGTCCCCCTTCCGGTCCTGGCCGATCCCCCGGTGCTGGAAGCGGATCTCGGAGCCTTTGCCGAGGAATTCGACGAGGGGCCTGAAGAGGAGGAGTCCGAGTCTGAGGAACTGGAGCTGGAACCCGGGCCAGAGATCGAACTGGGGCTCGATCTGCGCAATGACTTCGAAGAGGAGCCAGCGCCGGGAGAGAACCTCTTCAAGCTGGACACGCGCTCTCTGCGCGCGAAGCGCTCCATCGCCGTGCGCGCCGAACCCCGGCAGGAGGCGGCTTCCCTGGGCACGCTCGCCCAGGACATGCGGGTGCGCTGGAAGCAGGCGGTGAAGGGGCCTGGGTGCACCGCGTGGGTGGAGATCGAACCGCGCGGGTGGATCTGCGAGCGCTACCTGGAGTCGAACTGGCGCGAGCCTCGCACCCGGGAGCTTCCCTTGCTCTTGCCCGAGGAGTTGACGCCAGGCGTCTACGCGCACGTGAGCCGCCGGGCACGCGTCTACGAGAGTCTGGCCGAGATCCGCCGCCGTCCCCGGGGCCGCCGCGTGAAGGGCTCGGTGACGGTCAAGCTCGTGTCCGAGGTCCGGCGGGGCCGCCGTCACTTCTGGCGCACCTCGGACGGCAAGTACATCGATGCGCGCTTCTTGCGGCTTTACACCCCCTCGGAGTTCGTGGGGCTCGACCGGGCGGCGCTGGAGGCACTCTCCCCCCTCGTGGCGTGGGCTCAGTCCCGTGCCACTCCGCGTGAGCCGGTCGAGGTGCGCACGGGGCCCGATGCAGCATCCGGCCGGGTGGGGGTGCTCGCGCCTCGCACGGTGGTGGCACTCCAGGCGTTCTCCGAGGATGGACAGTGGGCGCGCATCGCGCCGGAGCAGTGGGTGACAGCCGTGGACCTGCACCCGCTTCGCGCGGCGCCCGCGCTGCCGGACCTGTTGCCCGGGGAGCGGTGGTTGGACGTCGATCTCAAGGAGCAGGTGCTGGTGGCCTACGAGGGGGTGACGCCCGTGCATGCGACCCTCATCTCCTCGGGGAAGCCTCTCCATGAGACGCCGACGGGCATCTTCCGCATCTGGCTCAAGTCGGCCGAGGCGGACATGACGGGCGCCGAGGGGCGCAGCCGCTACCGGGTGGCGACCGTGCCCTGGACGATGTTCTTCGAGGGAAACTTCGCCCTGCACACGGCGTACTGGCACGACCGGTGGGGAGAGCCGGTGAGCCACGGGTGCATCAACCTCTCGCCGAGGGATGCGCGGGCGCTCTACCGTTGGTCAGGTCCCGAGGTGCCCCTGGGCTGGTCCATGGCCTACGGCACCGCGGATGTGTTGGGCTCCCGGATCCGGGTCCGTCATGGCTTGGAAGCGGAGGGGGAGGTGCCCCTGCCTGTTGCCGTGTCCACGGCCCCCTTGCCGTGA